In the genome of Nymphaea colorata isolate Beijing-Zhang1983 chromosome 9, ASM883128v2, whole genome shotgun sequence, one region contains:
- the LOC116261308 gene encoding B3 domain-containing transcription factor NGA1-like: protein MEFSDGRYRFFQANQMEESSNMTNFTTTTNASSTATGAAAADSAAAGDMEEDRHTRREHMFDKVVTPSDVGKLNRLVIPKQHAEKYFPLDTSSNEKGLLLNFEDSTGKPWRFRYSYWNSSQSYVMTKGWSRFVKEKKLDAGDVVSFERSVSQSGESRLFISWKRRPDAAPDRSPFLGSRLLWPMGSAQPAPVLSPHPSYYDYYSYGVRYVEPPPNPMFYWRARTGPQLPERGNNPVTAHVGLPQAVFDSVPVVQGKAAAKRVRLFGVNLECPTEMESEEEVVEEEDETETSTCGGGGSGEGDGMCSTSMPNWLSQAPSHLQLRLHGGSNSQSPLPSNTPPDLPSKGKPPSLTFDL from the coding sequence ATGGAGTTCTCAGACGGTAGGTACAGATTCTTCCAAGCAAATCAGATGGAAGAAAGCAGTAACATGACCAAtttcaccaccaccaccaacgcCAGCAGCACCGCCACAGGTGCAGCTGCTGCAGATTCGGCAGCCGCGGGCGACATGGAAGAAGATAGGCATACCAGAAGGGAACACATGTTCGACAAGGTGGTTACACCAAGCGATGTAGGCAAGCTCAACAGATTAGTGATTCCAAAGCAGCACGCCGAGAAGTACTTCCCCCTAGATACGTCGTCTAATGAGAAAGGGCTTCTTCTCAACTTCGAGGACAGCACGGGGAAGCCATGGAGGTTCCGGTATTCATACTGGAACAGCAGCCAGAGCTACGTGATGACCAAAGGTTGGAGCCGATTCGTTAAGGAGAAGAAGCTCGACGCCGGCGATGTAGTTTCGTTTGAGCGCAGCGTCAGCCAGTCCGGTGAGAGCAGGCTATTTATCAGCTGGAAAAGGAGGCCGGATGCAGCGCCGGACCGCTCTCCGTTTCTCGGCTCGCGCCTACTCTGGCCGATGGGATCCGCGCAGCCTGCACCGGTGCTGTCGCCACATCCGAGTTACTACGACTACTACAGCTACGGGGTCAGGTATGTGGAGCCACCACCCAACCCAATGTTCTACTGGAGAGCAAGAACAGGTCCGCAATTGCCTGAGAGGGGCAACAATCCGGTGACGGCACACGTCGGCCTGCCGCAGGCGGTGTTTGACTCGGTGCCCGTGGTTCAAGGCAAGGCGGCCGCCAAGCGCGTGAGGTTGTTCGGGGTGAACCTCGAGTGTCCAACTGAGATGGAGAgcgaggaggaggtggtggaagaggaagatgagacTGAGACCAGCACATGTGGTGGAGGTGGTAGCGGTGAAGGTGATGGCATGTGTTCGACCTCAATGCCGAATTGGCTGTCACAGGCTCCTTCGCATCTCCAATTAAGGCTTCATGGTGGATCCAACTCTCAGTCACCGCTTCCCTCAAATACACCGCCGGACTTGCC
- the LOC116261373 gene encoding LOW QUALITY PROTEIN: protein WHAT'S THIS FACTOR 1, chloroplastic (The sequence of the model RefSeq protein was modified relative to this genomic sequence to represent the inferred CDS: inserted 1 base in 1 codon) translates to MDLKLCFPVSSNPSLFMSSMVLRCPSPHFLRTCQLSKRTHVPISSNYSANSFLGQGLAPWNKPFQLKNTHRCLSHIVAVVKRRKEMAFDNVIQRDKKLKLVLKIRSILVSQPDRIMALRHLGKFRKELGLTKKRRFIALLRRFPAVFEIVEEGVYSLKFRLTPEAERLYMEELKVRNEMEGESVVKLRKLLMMSIDKRILIEKXSHLRTDLGLPVDFRTTVCRRYPQYFEVVATGGGPALELTHWDPELAVSVAEVTAEENKAREIEDMNLIIDRPPKFNRVKLPKGLKLSKGEMRRLVKFNEIPYISPYADFSELKPGTPEKEKHACGVIHEILSMCLEKRTLVDHLTHFREEFRFSQQLRGMLIRHPDMFYVSLKGDRDSVFLREAYHGSQLKEKDRLLIIKEKLRALVAVPRFPRRPVGKPETDVGSEKSDPLGVDESEGDDDWSEIENLMGDELGEDLDGLDDSDDDPNSEEEDDGWDNEEDDFPPDFDGNSSTGFEQVKPSNRVKVSPKSEEKVVIPVLPDGRPRERW, encoded by the exons ATGGACCTAAAACTCTGCTTCCCTGTCTCCTCAAACCCTTCCCTGTTCATGTCCTCAATGGTTCTTCGGTGCCCATCTCCTCATTTTTTGCGAACTTGTCAGCTCTCCAAGAGAACCCATGTCCCTATTTCGTCAAATTACTCTGCTAACTCATTTCTAGGTCAGGGTCTAGCTCCCTGGAACAAACCTTTCCAATTGAAGAACACCCATCGCTGTCTTTCTCATATAGTTGCTGTTgtcaagagaagaaaggaaatggCTTTTGATAATGTGATCCAGAGGGATAAGAAGCTCAAATTGGTGTTGAAGATCAGGAGCATTCTTGTTAGCCAGCCTGATAGGATAATGGCTTTAAGACACCTTGGTAAGTTCAGGAAGGAATTGGGTTTAACCAAGAAGAGGAGGTTTATTGCCCTCCTTAGGCGTTTTCCGGCGGTCTTCGAAATCGTAGAAGAGGGGGTCTACTCGTTGAAGTTTAGGTTGACACCGGAAGCTGAAAGGCTTTACATGGAAGAGCTGAAGGTTAGGAACGAAATGGAGGGAGAATCAGTAGTGAAACTGCGGAAATTGTTGATGATGTCAATAGATAAGAGGATTCTCATTGAGA ATTCGCATTTGAGAACCGATTTGGGGCTCCCAGTCGACTTCAGGACCACGGTTTGTCGACGTTATCCTCAGTATTTTGAAGTGGTTGCCACGGGTGGAGGGCCGGCGCTGGAATTGACACATTGGGATCCTGAACTTGCGGTTTCAGTGGCTGAAGTTACTGCTGAAGAAAATAAAGCCAGAGAAATTGAGGACATGAACTTGATTATAGATAGACCACCTAAATTTAATCGAGTGAAGTTACCAAAGGGACTGAAACTCTCAAAGGGGGAGATGAGAAGACTGGTTAAGTTCAATGAGATACCTTATATATCACCTTATGCAGATTTCTCGGAATTGAAGCCTGGTACGCCGGAGAAAGAAAAGCACGCTTGTGGGGTCATTCATGAGATTCTCAGTATGTGTTTGGAGAAAAGAACACTTGTTGATCACCTTACACATTTTAGAGAGGAGTTCAGATTCTCTCAGCAGCTAAGGGGCATGCTAATCAGGCATCCGGACATGTTTTACGTGTCACTGAAAGGAGATAGGGATTCAGTTTTTTTAAGAGAAGCCTATCATGGCTCGCAATTGAAGGAAAAAGATCGGCTGTTGATCATCAAGGAAAAGCTTCGGGCACTTGTTGCAGTACCTAGGTTCCCAAGAAGACCTGTCGGGAAACCAGAAACTGATGTTGGGAGTGAAAAGTCTGACCCGTTAGGAGTAGATGAAAGTGAAGGCGATGACGACTGGTCTGAAATTGAAAACCTCATGGGTGATGAACTGGGTGAGGACTTGGATGGCCTCGATGACAGTGATGATGATCCAAattcagaagaagaagatgatggctGGGATAACGAAGAAGATGACTTTCCACCTGATTTTGATGGCAACAGTAGTACAGGTTTTGAACAAGTGAAGCCGTCAAACCGTGTAAAGGTTTCACCTAAGTCAGAAGAAAAGGTTGTTATCCCTGTTCTCCCAGATGGTAGACCAAGGGAACGTTGGTGA
- the LOC116261191 gene encoding uncharacterized protein LOC116261191: MILVAIVAELLEEYTMLLTRMLEQLVHGAPLPRRVRLLIVRSLPFAPPPPRLTWAS, from the coding sequence atgaTTCTGGTGGCGATAGTGGCGGAGCTGCTGGAGGAGTACACGATGCTTCTGACGAGGATGCTGGAGCAGCTGGTGCACGGGGCGCCCTTGCCCAGGCGGGTGAGACTTCTCATCGTCCGGAGCCTTCCCTTCGCTCCCCCACCGCCTCGCCTCACCTGGGCCTCTTGA